The window CCTTGAGTTTACACGTACTGGTGACAGAACTAAAGACGCTGCCGTAAACAGTGCCAGGAAGAAGGCCCTTCAAGCGTTGATGATGGCCGAGCTAGTGGAGGGGAATGGTAGGTTTTTGGATGATTTGATCAATGGAGTTTTTGCTTTTTGCGAACAAACTTATTGGGGTGCCTCAGCACATTTTTACTTGTATGGATTTGAAGGAAGTATTGCTAAACCTACCACCATTTTGCCTGATATTGATGACCCAATTATAGATTTGATGGTTGGAGATATTGCAAATGATTTGGCTTGGACCTTGTATTACTTCCAAAATGCTTTTGATGGCATCAGCCCTGTAATAAGCAGAAGGCTTTCCTCAGAATTAAAGAAAAAAGTGTTGCAGCCTTTTTATGAGCGAAATGATTTTTGGTGGATTACTGGCTGGGGAGAAGGACGGGTGAACAACTGGACCCCTTGGTGCAATTTTAATGTGCTTACCGTATTGTTACTAGTAGAAGATGATCCGATTAAAAAACAGGATGCGGTTTATAAATCCATGCAATCGGTGGATCTATTTATTAATTCTTATCCTGATGATGGAAGTTGTAGTGAAGGCCCTGCTTATTGGGCACATGCCGGTGGCAAAATGTTTGACTACCTGGAGTTATTGGACAAGGCTTTAGGAGGGAAAGTAGCTTCTATTTTTGATCATCCACTAATAGGGAATATGGGAAAATACATCTATAGGTCTCATATTAATGATGGAAGTTATTATATCAATTTTGCTGATGCGCCTTTAAAAATCAAGCATGACCCCGGAAGAATATTCAGGTATGGAAAAAAAATAAATGACCCTGTTATGGAGAAATTTTCCGCCTATTTGGCAAATAAAAGAAGTGAAGAGGATCTAATAACTTCTGGATCAATAGTGGATAGGATTGGGAATGTATTTTTGCTAGGGGCTTTGAAAGAATTGCCTTCAGAAGCTCCTCAGGTTAAAGATTTCTATTTTCCTGACTGGGATGTGGTGATTGCCAGGGAAGAAACGAATGCCAAAGGCTTTTATTTTACAGCAAAAGGAGGAGATAATAACGAACACCATAATCACAATGATGTGGGTTCTTTTATGCTTTATTATGATGGGAAACCTGTATTTATGGATGTGGGAGTGGGTACTTATACCAGGCAAACCTTCAGTCCTGAGCGGTATTCCATATGGACCATGCAATCCAATTACCACAATCTACCACTTATTAATGGGGTGGCACAAAAGGCAGGTGGGGAATTTAAAGCCACAGGATCGAATTATCATCTTAAGAATAATCAGGTCTGTTTTCAGACAGATATTGCCGCTGCTTATCCTAAGGAAGCAGCAGTGAAAAGCTGGGAAAGGTCCTTTGAATTTAGGAGAGAAGATGGTTTAATCATTACAGAACATTTTCAATTGGAAAAAAATAAAAATTCAACCAGCTTTCATTTTATGAGTGCATTGCCTGTTGCCTTAAAATCTCCCGGCTTACTAGAAATTTCAGGAGAAGGATTTACAATAAATACTAGCTTTGACCGAAGTAAACTTGATGTTTCAATTGAGAGTATTCCCATCAAGGACCCTAAGTTAATTTCTAATCATGGCGAGCAATTGTATAGAATTGCTTTTAAATGGAAGGAAGACAGACTAAATGGGGATATTAGGTTCTCAATTAGTGCAAAAAACTAGGCGGAAACCTGAATTGCCCATGATTTTGTAACATGATAAACGAGTGCAAAGGGAAGGATGATGAATCAAACAATGGATTACTTTTTCGTTTTGCGCAAGCAACGGTTTATCCGGTCATCCTTAAAATAAGGGCAATAACATAATTTTAACCCTTATTTCAGTAATTAAGTGATTTTTTCAATTAGATTGTATCTTTATAAATTGATCAATGAAAAATATTACCTATCTCTTCCTACTTTTGAATTGTATGGCTTGTAATAATAGTCATAAAGAGGTGAGACAGCCAAATATTCTCTGGATATCTCATGAAGATCTTGGGCCGATATATGGCGCCTATGGAGACGATTATGCCAATACCCCTATTTTGGACCAATTGGCAGAAAAAAGTATAAGGTTTACCCAGGTGTTTTCAAATGCGCCCATCTGTGCCCCTGCACGCTCCACCTTAATCACGGGTATATATGCGAGCTCTCTCGGTACCCAGCACCTAAGGTCTGATATACCGGTTCCTGAACAAATGAAAATATTGCCGGAAGTTATGCGAGAGGCAGGGTATTATACGAGCAATAATGTAAAAACGGATTATAATTTTAGCTATGAAGGTAGGTGGGATGAGAGCAGTAAAGAGGCACACTGGAGAAATAGGCCGGATGGTAAGCCTTTTTTTAGTGTCTTCAATTTTATGATTACCCACGAAGGACCTACAAATGCTTTACGCCCATCAGATACCTCAGGTCTTAAAAATTTCCATGATCCAAAAAAAGCTAATCTCCCACCTCATTTACCGGACAGTCCAAAAATGCGCGAAATATGGGCACATATGTATGATTTGCTTTCTGTATTTGATCAGCAAGTAGGGGAGTTATTAGGTCAATTGGAGGAAGATGGTTTACTGGAAGAGACAATTGTTTTCGTTTTTTCTGATCATGGACATGGCCTACCGGGGCACAAACGTTGGCTTGACAATGCCGGTTTACAAGTCCCCTTTCTCTTGCATGTTCCGGAAAAATACAAAAACTTGGTAGGGAATATCGCTGCTCCGGAATCGGATAGATTGGTAAGCTTTGTAGATTTTGCACCTACGACCCTTGCGCTAGCAGGAGTTTCTGTTCCTGAAATAATGGAAGGGGTAAACTTCTTGGCAGAAGAAGAAAGAAAATATGTTTTTGGCTACAGGGACAGGGCAGATGATGTTTATGAGGTGTCAAGGTCAGTATTTGATGGAAGGCATCTTTATATCCGCCATTTTATGCCCCACTTGCCTTATTACCAGAATGCTTTAATCTTTAACAAAGGAGGGAGTTATGCGGAAATAAACAGGTTGCGGGAGGTAGGAGACCTTCCTGAAGCAACCAGAAAAATGTTCACTCCCAAGCCCGTTGAGATTTTGTATGACCTGAAGACAGACCCCTTAGAGCAGCATAACCTTGCAAATGATCCTAAATTTAAAAATAAAATAGCAGAATTGGCCGATAAGCTAGATGGATGGATGATAGAAAACCGAGATACCGGATTACTTTCTGAAGGCTTAATGATACAACAGGCATCAGTAAATAATGCCAGTGTTTATGAGGTCAGTAGGGCCTATCCGGAAGCTGATTTCAAAGTAATTTTGAATGTGGCCAAAATGGTTGGTAAAATAAAAGATGTGTCCCAAGTAATGCCTTATTTGGAAAGTGAAATTGATGCTGTACGGTTTTGGGGTTTGGTAGGAATAGATGCTTATGAAGGTGAAATTGATGCAATTTTCAGCCAACTTTATGGTATGTTGTCTGATGAAGCCCCGGCCGTTGCCATCAAGGCGGCCGAAATTCTGATCAAACGAGAGGAAAATAAGCTTGCTTATAAAGTGTTAGGTGAAATGCTCTTATTAGCCGATGAAGTTCAAGTCTTACAAGCAGCCATTAGTGTCCGACAATTAGGAGCCAAAGCGAATCCTTTAATCCCATTAATTAAGGAAGAAGTATTTCCCAAGTATTCAGGCGATATTTGGGGAAGGTATAGAAGTTGGAGTTATCCCATGTTTATAGGCATGGCTTTGGATCAGGCCCAGATTAATTGTGGGCTGGATATCCCCGTTAAAAAATAGATATTGTATGAACCCAAAATCAAACCCAAAATCATTTCATTGAAAATTAATCCCCACTCACAAATTTAAATTATGTTATTACAAGGAATTGATTGGTTGATATTGGTTGCATTTTTTGCGGTCTCTCTGGGAATAGGTCTGTATAGTTCCAGGCAATCATCTAAGAATATTAATGAATTTTTTAAAGCAGGCGGCAACCTACCTTGGTGGATTTTGGGGACTTCCATGGTGGCCACCACCTTTTCTACAGATACGCCAAATTTAGTGACAGATATTGTAAGGAAAAATGGGATATCCGGAAACTGGGTGTGGTGGAGTTTTCTATTAACAGGAATGCTAACAGTATTTTTCTTTGCCAAACTATGGAAGAGGTCTGGAGTGTTAACCGATATAGAATTTTATGAATTGCGTTACAGTGGCAAAGCAGCTTCTTTTTTAAGAGGGTTTAGAGCGATCTTTCTTGGCTTGTTCTTTAATGTGGTGATTATTTCCGGCGTTTCT of the Cyclobacterium marinum DSM 745 genome contains:
- a CDS encoding heparinase II/III domain-containing protein is translated as MPSIIRKILLLLLCSGIVFSVYSQENRNLLTNALNRKQVADNLNSTKQWVNFPAYEDRDAWNQISEEVRKAIINEGEAYLDYNWPIVKASMYLEFTRTGDRTKDAAVNSARKKALQALMMAELVEGNGRFLDDLINGVFAFCEQTYWGASAHFYLYGFEGSIAKPTTILPDIDDPIIDLMVGDIANDLAWTLYYFQNAFDGISPVISRRLSSELKKKVLQPFYERNDFWWITGWGEGRVNNWTPWCNFNVLTVLLLVEDDPIKKQDAVYKSMQSVDLFINSYPDDGSCSEGPAYWAHAGGKMFDYLELLDKALGGKVASIFDHPLIGNMGKYIYRSHINDGSYYINFADAPLKIKHDPGRIFRYGKKINDPVMEKFSAYLANKRSEEDLITSGSIVDRIGNVFLLGALKELPSEAPQVKDFYFPDWDVVIAREETNAKGFYFTAKGGDNNEHHNHNDVGSFMLYYDGKPVFMDVGVGTYTRQTFSPERYSIWTMQSNYHNLPLINGVAQKAGGEFKATGSNYHLKNNQVCFQTDIAAAYPKEAAVKSWERSFEFRREDGLIITEHFQLEKNKNSTSFHFMSALPVALKSPGLLEISGEGFTINTSFDRSKLDVSIESIPIKDPKLISNHGEQLYRIAFKWKEDRLNGDIRFSISAKN
- a CDS encoding sulfatase family protein, which encodes MKNITYLFLLLNCMACNNSHKEVRQPNILWISHEDLGPIYGAYGDDYANTPILDQLAEKSIRFTQVFSNAPICAPARSTLITGIYASSLGTQHLRSDIPVPEQMKILPEVMREAGYYTSNNVKTDYNFSYEGRWDESSKEAHWRNRPDGKPFFSVFNFMITHEGPTNALRPSDTSGLKNFHDPKKANLPPHLPDSPKMREIWAHMYDLLSVFDQQVGELLGQLEEDGLLEETIVFVFSDHGHGLPGHKRWLDNAGLQVPFLLHVPEKYKNLVGNIAAPESDRLVSFVDFAPTTLALAGVSVPEIMEGVNFLAEEERKYVFGYRDRADDVYEVSRSVFDGRHLYIRHFMPHLPYYQNALIFNKGGSYAEINRLREVGDLPEATRKMFTPKPVEILYDLKTDPLEQHNLANDPKFKNKIAELADKLDGWMIENRDTGLLSEGLMIQQASVNNASVYEVSRAYPEADFKVILNVAKMVGKIKDVSQVMPYLESEIDAVRFWGLVGIDAYEGEIDAIFSQLYGMLSDEAPAVAIKAAEILIKREENKLAYKVLGEMLLLADEVQVLQAAISVRQLGAKANPLIPLIKEEVFPKYSGDIWGRYRSWSYPMFIGMALDQAQINCGLDIPVKK